In Grus americana isolate bGruAme1 chromosome 4, bGruAme1.mat, whole genome shotgun sequence, one genomic interval encodes:
- the MGST2 gene encoding microsomal glutathione S-transferase 2 isoform X3 → MAIILHSCFKKLGCFISRADLCCNAEKHYNSPTCCFSLLLTRARSRTHTSCSHTEAAGNMAGDLILLAAVSLLSAFQQCHFAWLVGKSRMKHKVMPPAVTGAPEFDRTFRAQQNCVEFYPVFLTVLWTAGWFCNQELASFLGLLYVFARYKYFHGYIQTVKGSRRCNNSDDAMNTNQKTSNC, encoded by the exons ATGGCCATAATTTTGCActcttgctttaaaaagttaGGCTGTTTTATTTCCAGGGCAGACCTTTGTTGCAATGCTGAAAAGCACTATAATTCTCCAAcctgttgtttttccttattgCTCACTCGAGCGCGCTCTCGTACACACACATCCTGCTCACACACGGAAGCTGCTGGGAACATGGCTGGTGATTTAATTTTGCTTGCGGCTGTCTCTCTTCTTTCCGCCTTCCAGCAAT GTCATTTTGCTTGGCTGGTGGGGAAATCAAGAATGAAGCACAAGGTCATGCCCCCAGCTGTCACTGGAGCTCCAGAATTTGACAGAACATTTCGTGCGCA ACAAAACTGTGTGGAGTTTTACCCAGTATTCCTGACTGTCCTCTGGACTGCAGGATGgttttgtaatcaag aatTAGCTTCTTTTCTGGGTCTGTTGTACGTGTTTGCCCGCTACAAGTACTTCCATGGTTACATACAGACTGTGAAAGGAAG tAGGAGATGCAATAATTCAGATGATGCAATGAACACCAACCAGAAGACTAGCAACTGTTAA
- the MGST2 gene encoding microsomal glutathione S-transferase 2 isoform X4 — translation MAIILHSCFKKLGCFISRADLCCNAEKHYNSPTCCFSLLLTRARSRTHTSCSHTEAAGNMAGDLILLAAVSLLSAFQQCHFAWLVGKSRMKHKVMPPAVTGAPEFDRTFRAQQNCVEFYPVFLTVLWTAGWFCNQG, via the exons ATGGCCATAATTTTGCActcttgctttaaaaagttaGGCTGTTTTATTTCCAGGGCAGACCTTTGTTGCAATGCTGAAAAGCACTATAATTCTCCAAcctgttgtttttccttattgCTCACTCGAGCGCGCTCTCGTACACACACATCCTGCTCACACACGGAAGCTGCTGGGAACATGGCTGGTGATTTAATTTTGCTTGCGGCTGTCTCTCTTCTTTCCGCCTTCCAGCAAT GTCATTTTGCTTGGCTGGTGGGGAAATCAAGAATGAAGCACAAGGTCATGCCCCCAGCTGTCACTGGAGCTCCAGAATTTGACAGAACATTTCGTGCGCA ACAAAACTGTGTGGAGTTTTACCCAGTATTCCTGACTGTCCTCTGGACTGCAGGATGgttttgtaatcaag
- the MGST2 gene encoding microsomal glutathione S-transferase 2 isoform X2 — protein sequence MAIILHSCFKKLGCFISRADLCCNAEKHYNSPTCCFSLLLTRARSRTHTSCSHTEAAGNMAGDLILLAAVSLLSAFQQCHFAWLVGKSRMKHKVMPPAVTGAPEFDRTFRAQQNCVEFYPVFLTVLWTAGWFCNQELASFLGLLYVFARYKYFHGYIQTVKGRPTDPALQGSLRTVAGFTIRWSFTLW from the exons ATGGCCATAATTTTGCActcttgctttaaaaagttaGGCTGTTTTATTTCCAGGGCAGACCTTTGTTGCAATGCTGAAAAGCACTATAATTCTCCAAcctgttgtttttccttattgCTCACTCGAGCGCGCTCTCGTACACACACATCCTGCTCACACACGGAAGCTGCTGGGAACATGGCTGGTGATTTAATTTTGCTTGCGGCTGTCTCTCTTCTTTCCGCCTTCCAGCAAT GTCATTTTGCTTGGCTGGTGGGGAAATCAAGAATGAAGCACAAGGTCATGCCCCCAGCTGTCACTGGAGCTCCAGAATTTGACAGAACATTTCGTGCGCA ACAAAACTGTGTGGAGTTTTACCCAGTATTCCTGACTGTCCTCTGGACTGCAGGATGgttttgtaatcaag aatTAGCTTCTTTTCTGGGTCTGTTGTACGTGTTTGCCCGCTACAAGTACTTCCATGGTTACATACAGACTGTGAAAGGAAG ACCAACAGATCCAGCCCTTCAAGGCAGCCTAAGAACAGTGGCTGGCTTTACCATTAGATGGAGCTTTACACTCTGGTGA